From a single Stackebrandtia endophytica genomic region:
- a CDS encoding MBL fold metallo-hydrolase, producing the protein MKLTVIGCAGSFPGPDSPCSSYLIEADGFTFLLDFGSGSLGALQRHIDPYDIDAILLTHLHADHIMDACPYVVMRRYAPGAPFPRVPLYGPAGTETRLAAAYGGAGETGCPSLSDVYQFHTLTPGSFTIGPLNITVDLVAHPVETYGVRIEHGGRSLVYSSDTGACESLRRLADHCDVFLCEASYLEGNSNPPGVHLTGREAGECATKAGAGRLLLTHLVHRWGSPAQTLAEATSAYTGPIEIVSSGAVYDI; encoded by the coding sequence ATGAAACTAACCGTCATCGGATGCGCCGGGAGCTTCCCCGGACCCGACTCACCCTGCTCCTCCTACCTGATCGAAGCCGACGGATTCACCTTCCTACTCGACTTCGGATCAGGCTCACTCGGAGCACTGCAAAGGCACATCGACCCATACGACATCGACGCGATACTGCTGACACACCTGCACGCCGACCACATCATGGACGCCTGTCCATACGTGGTCATGCGGCGCTACGCACCCGGAGCACCATTCCCCCGGGTACCGCTATACGGACCAGCCGGAACCGAAACCCGCCTGGCAGCCGCATACGGCGGAGCAGGCGAAACCGGCTGCCCATCACTGTCAGACGTCTACCAATTCCACACACTCACACCCGGCAGCTTCACCATCGGACCACTGAACATCACCGTCGACCTCGTCGCGCACCCCGTCGAAACCTACGGCGTACGCATCGAACACGGCGGTCGCTCACTGGTCTACTCGTCGGACACCGGCGCCTGCGAATCACTCCGCAGACTCGCCGACCACTGCGACGTGTTCCTCTGTGAAGCATCCTATTTGGAAGGAAACTCCAACCCGCCCGGAGTCCACCTCACCGGCCGCGAAGCCGGCGAATGCGCCACCAAAGCCGGCGCCGGACGACTACTACTGACCCACCTGGTGCACCGCTGGGGCAGCCCGGCACAGACCCTCGCCGAAGCGACATCCGCCTATACCGGGCCCATCGAAATCGTCAGCTCCGGCGCCGTCTACGACATCTGA
- a CDS encoding NUDIX hydrolase gives MRGNAVAIIRDESGRMLLIHENYGLFRFGPPGGTMEPGETPQETAAREVLEETGLIVEIGAHLLSEELMGAEPFMAHAFEATIVSGEPHLPRPEEIGVGGLV, from the coding sequence ATGAGAGGCAATGCGGTCGCGATCATTCGCGACGAGTCCGGTCGGATGTTGTTGATTCACGAGAATTACGGGTTGTTCCGATTCGGCCCGCCGGGGGGCACAATGGAGCCGGGAGAGACTCCACAGGAGACTGCTGCGCGGGAGGTACTTGAGGAGACCGGTTTGATCGTGGAGATCGGGGCTCATCTGTTGAGTGAGGAGTTGATGGGCGCGGAGCCGTTCATGGCGCACGCGTTCGAAGCGACCATTGTGTCCGGTGAACCGCATCTGCCACGTCCGGAGGAGATCGGCGTCGGTGGGCTGGTATGA
- a CDS encoding DUF7144 family membrane protein → MPKDSTRQSWAMGGTIFAATAMIVLGFFQVVVGLAALANDQVFVTGPDYVYSVDISIWGWAHLGLGVIMVITGIALYGMSAWARGVGIALAVLSAVANFLFAPYFPLWSVVIIALDVFVIWALATVHSPADSAAMSDRRHHHGHSHGEGDLPMNRPVAGRESNEVRKAEKEAEVRREAEM, encoded by the coding sequence ATGCCGAAGGATTCCACTCGTCAATCCTGGGCGATGGGCGGAACGATATTCGCGGCCACCGCGATGATCGTTCTGGGTTTCTTCCAAGTCGTCGTGGGGTTGGCGGCACTGGCCAATGACCAGGTCTTCGTCACCGGACCTGACTACGTCTACAGCGTGGACATCAGTATCTGGGGCTGGGCTCATCTGGGGCTGGGCGTCATCATGGTGATCACCGGTATCGCCCTGTACGGAATGTCCGCTTGGGCTCGGGGCGTCGGTATCGCGTTGGCGGTGTTGTCGGCTGTGGCGAACTTCCTGTTCGCGCCGTACTTCCCGCTGTGGTCGGTGGTGATCATCGCGTTGGACGTCTTCGTGATCTGGGCGTTGGCAACGGTTCACTCGCCGGCCGATTCGGCGGCGATGTCGGATCGACGGCACCATCACGGGCATTCGCACGGTGAGGGTGACCTGCCGATGAACCGTCCGGTCGCCGGGCGCGAGTCGAACGAGGTCCGCAAGGCCGAGAAGGAGGCCGAGGTTCGGCGCGAGGCCGAGATGTAA
- a CDS encoding Mov34/MPN/PAD-1 family protein, producing the protein MLRIDHALVAAMVAHARADHPDEACGVIAGPAATAEPRRHIPMVNAERSTTFYRFDSAEQLAVWNAMDDADETPVVIYHSHTATEAYPSRTDVKYAGEPHAHYVLISTRDPHIAEVRSFRIVDGEITEEPIEGLGEPGQADEGHRGDAYAVQSYKFGHTPDAIIYDC; encoded by the coding sequence GTGTTGCGGATCGATCATGCACTGGTGGCGGCGATGGTCGCCCATGCCCGTGCGGATCACCCGGACGAGGCATGCGGCGTCATCGCCGGCCCCGCCGCGACGGCCGAACCCCGCCGTCACATCCCCATGGTCAACGCCGAACGCAGCACCACGTTCTATCGCTTCGATTCCGCGGAACAGCTCGCGGTGTGGAACGCCATGGACGACGCCGACGAGACACCGGTCGTCATCTACCACTCCCACACCGCCACAGAGGCGTACCCGTCCCGCACCGATGTGAAGTACGCCGGTGAGCCCCACGCTCACTACGTTCTGATCTCCACCCGCGACCCGCACATCGCCGAGGTCCGGTCGTTCCGCATTGTCGACGGTGAGATCACCGAAGAACCCATCGAGGGACTCGGTGAACCCGGCCAGGCCGATGAAGGCCACCGTGGCGACGCATACGCCGTTCAGTCGTACAAGTTCGGGCACACGCCCGACGCCATCATCTACGACTGTTAA
- a CDS encoding ATP-binding protein, with translation MIPKPAAIFDRIHEWDAICRFVEGTKPGLTIGIMRGRRRNGKSWLLEHACTEFGGVYTLALRQSRRMALDRFADTVSQAVGHPVGRFDDWVQALDTTFEVMTAGDPPRPPLLALDEFPYLVDGSPELPSVIQALYDKHAPAKNGPAFRLILCGSAISVMSRLAAGDQALRGRAILDLRINRFGIRDAADYWNVTPDVGFLIDAVLGGAPGYRDVVDDPPTDVGPGFDRWLMGNVLNPGHILFTEPDYLLAEDPRIGDRMIYHSIWESVSSGATTPTRIGGDVGMDAKALTYHLRIMQDADFLRNDSDMLMQRKPVIRVADPIVRFHNLIVRPNLADLEARRTEEVWSRSAEVFASKVLGPHFEHLAREWVHWHARHEGLEDIGAVGSTQVPCREHRGHEVDVIAVNATGMPRNKSSRITVLGEAKCTNRPRGVADVQRLDHMRRILVEQGWRADDAQLVLFSRNGFTDEIRARSDVHLVDLDRLYGRS, from the coding sequence GTGATTCCCAAACCCGCCGCCATCTTCGATCGAATCCACGAGTGGGATGCCATCTGTCGATTCGTCGAGGGAACCAAACCGGGGTTGACGATCGGCATCATGAGGGGCCGTCGCCGAAACGGCAAGTCGTGGTTGCTCGAACACGCCTGCACCGAGTTCGGCGGGGTGTACACGCTCGCGCTGCGCCAGAGCCGTCGGATGGCCCTCGACCGATTCGCGGACACGGTGTCACAAGCGGTTGGCCACCCCGTCGGAAGATTCGACGACTGGGTGCAGGCACTGGACACCACTTTCGAAGTGATGACGGCGGGAGACCCCCCTCGGCCACCGTTGCTGGCACTCGACGAGTTTCCCTACCTTGTGGATGGATCCCCGGAACTGCCGTCGGTGATCCAAGCCCTGTACGACAAGCATGCCCCCGCCAAGAACGGCCCCGCGTTTCGTTTGATCCTGTGTGGATCGGCGATCTCGGTCATGTCACGGCTGGCAGCCGGTGACCAGGCGCTGCGTGGTCGAGCGATCCTCGACCTACGGATCAACCGATTCGGGATCCGCGACGCCGCCGACTACTGGAACGTCACACCGGATGTGGGGTTCCTCATCGATGCGGTCCTGGGCGGGGCACCCGGCTATCGCGACGTCGTCGATGACCCACCCACCGACGTGGGGCCCGGATTCGACCGATGGCTGATGGGCAACGTACTGAATCCCGGTCACATCTTGTTCACCGAGCCCGATTATCTGCTCGCCGAGGACCCCAGGATCGGCGACCGCATGATTTATCACTCGATCTGGGAATCCGTCTCATCGGGCGCCACCACACCCACCCGGATCGGCGGAGACGTCGGTATGGACGCCAAGGCGTTGACCTACCACCTCAGGATCATGCAGGACGCCGACTTCCTACGCAATGACTCCGACATGCTGATGCAACGCAAACCGGTGATCAGAGTAGCCGACCCCATCGTCCGGTTTCACAATCTCATCGTGCGGCCCAACCTCGCCGACCTGGAGGCCCGACGCACCGAAGAGGTGTGGAGTCGGTCGGCGGAAGTCTTCGCATCCAAAGTACTGGGGCCGCACTTCGAGCACCTGGCCAGAGAATGGGTGCACTGGCACGCCCGCCACGAAGGCCTGGAGGACATCGGCGCCGTCGGATCGACTCAAGTACCCTGCCGCGAACATCGGGGCCACGAAGTCGATGTCATCGCGGTCAACGCCACGGGGATGCCCCGCAACAAGTCGTCCCGGATCACCGTGTTGGGGGAGGCCAAATGCACCAACCGTCCCCGGGGCGTCGCCGATGTACAACGGCTCGACCACATGCGGCGGATTCTGGTCGAACAGGGTTGGCGCGCCGACGACGCGCAACTGGTGTTGTTCTCCCGTAACGGTTTCACCGACGAGATCCGTGCGCGGTCGGATGTCCACCTGGTCGACCTGGATCGGCTGTACGGCCGGTCATGA
- the rdgB gene encoding RdgB/HAM1 family non-canonical purine NTP pyrophosphatase codes for MKLLLATRNAKKLVELRRILAASTDIELVGLNDVPPYPEAPETALTFAGNAVAKARDGARETGLPCVADDSGLAVDALNGMPGVFSARWSGRHGDDQANLDLLLGQMGDIAAPDRGAAFVCAAAVVFPDGEEQVVHGEVRGEILTAPRGEGGFGYDPIFLPEGFDLTAAEMTPEQKDAISHRGKAFRELAELLVSRQMS; via the coding sequence GTGAAGTTGTTGTTGGCGACTCGGAACGCGAAGAAGTTGGTGGAGTTGCGTCGCATTCTGGCGGCGAGCACCGATATCGAGCTGGTGGGCTTGAATGATGTTCCGCCGTATCCGGAGGCTCCGGAGACCGCGTTGACGTTCGCGGGTAATGCGGTGGCGAAGGCGCGTGATGGTGCCCGGGAGACGGGTTTGCCGTGTGTGGCGGATGATTCGGGTTTGGCGGTGGACGCGTTGAACGGGATGCCGGGGGTGTTTTCGGCGCGTTGGTCGGGGCGTCATGGGGATGATCAGGCGAATCTGGATCTGTTGTTGGGGCAGATGGGCGATATCGCGGCGCCGGATCGTGGTGCGGCGTTCGTGTGTGCCGCTGCGGTGGTTTTTCCCGATGGGGAGGAGCAGGTGGTGCATGGTGAGGTTCGGGGTGAGATTTTGACGGCGCCTCGGGGTGAGGGTGGTTTCGGTTATGACCCGATTTTTCTGCCGGAGGGGTTTGACCTGACCGCGGCGGAGATGACACCCGAGCAGAAGGATGCCATCAGCCACCGCGGTAAGGCGTTCCGCGAGTTGGCGGAGTTGTTGGTGTCGCGTCAGATGTCGTAG
- the murI gene encoding glutamate racemase, with product MTDAPIGIFDSGVGGLTVARAINDLLPAEQLLYLADTANVPYGPRPLAQVRELTLAACEHLVNQGVKLLVIACNSASAASLADIRERFTVPVVEVIRPAARRAATLTRSGRIGVIGTTATITSGAYADAFHVSPTVTVSSVTCPAFVDFVERGVTTGRQLLGLAESYLEPLQRSQVDTLVLGCTHYPLLAGLIGLVMGDDVTLVSSADTTAMEVYRLLTERELLNPNPTPGRHRYLATGDPAHFTRTARRFLGPQPARLRAEAVSTGRHGLVEVVT from the coding sequence ATGACCGACGCCCCCATAGGGATATTCGACTCCGGAGTCGGCGGCCTGACCGTGGCTCGCGCCATCAACGACCTGCTGCCCGCCGAACAACTCCTCTACCTCGCCGACACCGCGAACGTCCCTTATGGGCCCCGGCCGCTCGCCCAAGTACGCGAACTCACCCTCGCCGCCTGCGAGCACCTCGTCAACCAAGGCGTCAAACTCCTGGTCATCGCCTGCAACTCCGCCAGCGCCGCCAGCCTCGCCGACATCCGCGAACGCTTCACCGTCCCCGTCGTCGAAGTCATCCGACCCGCGGCACGACGTGCGGCAACCCTCACACGATCCGGCCGCATCGGCGTGATCGGCACCACTGCGACCATCACCAGCGGTGCCTATGCTGATGCCTTCCACGTGTCACCAACCGTCACCGTATCGAGTGTCACCTGTCCGGCTTTCGTTGACTTCGTTGAGCGTGGAGTGACAACTGGACGACAGTTGTTGGGACTGGCGGAGAGCTACCTTGAGCCGCTACAGCGCAGCCAAGTGGACACATTGGTGCTGGGCTGTACGCACTATCCGCTGCTGGCCGGGCTCATCGGCCTGGTGATGGGAGATGACGTGACGCTGGTGTCCAGTGCCGACACGACCGCAATGGAGGTCTATCGGCTGCTCACCGAGCGAGAACTACTGAACCCGAACCCGACACCGGGTCGGCATCGGTACCTCGCCACGGGCGACCCAGCCCACTTCACTCGCACAGCACGGCGCTTCCTCGGCCCACAACCAGCCAGGTTGCGAGCCGAAGCCGTCTCAACCGGACGGCATGGACTCGTGGAGGTGGTCACGTGA
- the rph gene encoding ribonuclease PH produces the protein MSRTDKRAADALRPVTFQRNWTSHPEGSVLIEFGATRVLCTASVDTGVPRWRRGSGMGWVTAEYSMLPRATNTRGDREAVRGKIGGRTHEISRLIGRALRSCIDFKALGENTITIDCDVLQADGGTRTAAITGGYVALQDAVTWISDKKIARKPDRILTRSVAAISVGVVKGVPLLDLCYEEDSVADVDMNVVCTGDGDFVEVQGTGEQSVFDRGALDQMLDLAAKGCRELTGSQVKALLS, from the coding sequence GTGAGTCGAACCGATAAACGCGCCGCTGATGCGCTACGGCCCGTGACCTTCCAACGCAACTGGACCAGCCACCCCGAAGGGTCGGTCCTCATCGAGTTCGGCGCGACCCGGGTGCTGTGCACCGCGTCGGTCGACACCGGCGTGCCGCGATGGCGGCGTGGCTCCGGGATGGGCTGGGTGACCGCGGAGTATTCGATGCTGCCTCGGGCGACCAACACCCGCGGCGACCGCGAGGCGGTTCGCGGGAAGATCGGTGGTCGTACGCATGAGATCAGCCGGTTGATCGGGCGTGCGTTGCGGTCGTGCATCGATTTCAAGGCGCTGGGCGAGAACACGATCACGATCGACTGTGATGTCCTTCAGGCGGATGGCGGTACCCGGACCGCGGCGATCACGGGTGGGTATGTGGCGTTGCAGGACGCGGTGACCTGGATCAGCGATAAGAAGATCGCTCGTAAGCCGGATCGGATTCTGACGCGGTCGGTGGCGGCGATCAGTGTCGGTGTGGTGAAGGGGGTGCCGTTGCTTGATCTGTGCTACGAAGAGGATTCGGTGGCCGATGTGGACATGAACGTGGTGTGCACGGGTGACGGTGATTTCGTGGAGGTGCAGGGCACCGGGGAGCAGTCGGTGTTCGATCGTGGTGCGCTCGATCAGATGTTGGATCTGGCGGCGAAGGGGTGCAGGGAGTTGACGGGTTCTCAGGTGAAGGCGCTGCTGTCGTGA
- a CDS encoding PLP-dependent cysteine synthase family protein, with protein sequence MARFDNLAQTVGDTPLVGLPRLSPSPEVRLWAKLEDRNPTGSVKDRAARFIVEEAEKAGRLTEGATILEPTSGNTGIALAMIARQRGYRLICVMPENTSEERKLLLTAYGAQVRFSPAAGGSNAAVAKARQLATENPDWVMLDQYSNAGNARAHFETTGPELWRDLPSITHFVAGLGTTGTLMGTGRYLRDRNPDIQIVAAEPRYGELVYGLRNIDEGFVPELYDESVLTRRFSVGSVDALARTRELLHTEGLFVGLSTGAGAHAAISLAAEAVRKGRPADIAFLVADAGWKYLSTGAYTGDAEETADALDNQLWA encoded by the coding sequence ATGGCACGTTTCGACAACCTCGCCCAAACCGTCGGAGACACGCCACTGGTCGGCCTGCCTCGCCTGTCGCCCTCCCCGGAGGTGAGACTCTGGGCGAAACTGGAAGACCGCAACCCCACCGGAAGCGTTAAAGATCGCGCAGCACGGTTCATAGTGGAGGAAGCCGAGAAAGCCGGCCGCCTCACCGAAGGCGCCACCATCCTCGAACCCACCAGCGGCAACACCGGCATAGCCCTGGCGATGATCGCCCGGCAACGCGGCTACCGACTGATCTGCGTCATGCCCGAGAACACCTCGGAGGAACGCAAACTCCTCCTGACCGCCTACGGTGCCCAAGTCCGATTCTCCCCAGCGGCCGGCGGCTCCAACGCCGCAGTGGCCAAAGCCCGGCAACTGGCCACCGAAAACCCTGACTGGGTCATGCTCGACCAGTACTCCAACGCCGGAAACGCCCGCGCCCACTTCGAGACCACCGGCCCCGAACTCTGGCGAGACCTGCCGAGCATCACCCACTTCGTGGCGGGCCTGGGCACCACCGGAACCCTGATGGGAACCGGCCGATACCTACGCGACCGCAACCCCGACATCCAGATCGTCGCCGCCGAACCCCGATACGGCGAACTCGTATACGGCCTGCGCAACATCGACGAGGGCTTCGTCCCCGAACTGTACGACGAATCCGTCCTCACCCGACGGTTCTCGGTCGGCTCGGTCGACGCACTGGCCCGAACCCGAGAACTGTTGCACACCGAAGGCCTGTTCGTCGGACTGTCCACAGGAGCCGGCGCCCACGCCGCCATCTCCCTGGCCGCCGAAGCCGTCCGCAAAGGCCGGCCCGCCGACATCGCCTTCCTCGTCGCCGACGCCGGCTGGAAATACCTGTCAACCGGTGCCTACACCGGCGACGCCGAGGAAACCGCCGACGCGCTCGACAATCAACTGTGGGCATGA
- a CDS encoding nicotinate phosphoribosyltransferase, which produces MLNSARQGHASVLLTDHYEYTMAAASLADGTADRRCVFEVFARRLPSGRRYGVVAGIGRLLERLHGFCFEQDDVDYLRDAGVVDERTADWLADYRFTGDIDCYAEGDLYFPGSPILTVSGTFAECVLLETLILSILNHDSAIASAAARMVTAARGRPIIEMGSRRTHEESAVAAARAAYLAGFASTSNLAAGRAYGIPTSGTAAHAFTLLHADEPAAFASQVAMLGHETTLLVDTYDISQGIRNAIDAAGPGLRAIRIDSGDLYVMTQQSRDQLNSLGANDTAIVVSGDLDEYSIAALAAAPVDMYGAGTAVVTGSGAPTANLVYKLVEVEGRPVVKRSENKATVGGRKTAVRRHKPTGTVVEEVVASQGTPDPMPGDRALQTRVVEAGEPVADLPSLTDSRSLLREQLIAIPWEGLKLSPGDPTVPVIMR; this is translated from the coding sequence ATGTTGAACAGTGCCCGGCAGGGTCACGCGTCCGTGCTGTTGACCGACCACTACGAGTACACGATGGCCGCCGCCTCGTTGGCTGATGGGACGGCCGACCGGCGATGCGTGTTCGAGGTGTTCGCCCGGCGGCTGCCCAGCGGCCGCCGATACGGTGTGGTCGCCGGTATCGGGCGACTGCTGGAGCGGCTGCACGGGTTCTGCTTCGAGCAGGACGATGTGGACTATCTGCGTGACGCGGGAGTCGTCGACGAACGCACCGCCGACTGGCTGGCCGACTATCGGTTCACCGGGGACATCGACTGTTACGCCGAGGGTGACCTGTACTTTCCCGGCTCCCCCATCCTCACCGTCTCCGGAACGTTCGCCGAGTGTGTCCTGTTGGAGACTCTGATCCTGTCGATCCTGAACCACGACAGTGCGATCGCGTCGGCGGCGGCGCGCATGGTGACCGCCGCCCGGGGTCGTCCCATCATCGAGATGGGTTCGCGGCGCACCCATGAGGAGTCGGCCGTGGCAGCGGCGCGGGCGGCCTATCTGGCGGGTTTCGCCTCCACGTCGAACCTGGCGGCGGGCCGCGCCTACGGTATTCCCACCTCCGGCACGGCCGCTCACGCGTTCACGTTGCTGCACGCCGACGAACCGGCCGCGTTCGCCTCCCAGGTCGCCATGTTGGGGCACGAGACCACGCTGTTGGTCGACACCTACGACATCTCGCAGGGCATCCGCAACGCCATCGACGCGGCCGGGCCCGGTCTTCGGGCGATCCGCATCGACTCCGGTGACCTGTACGTGATGACGCAGCAGTCTCGGGATCAACTGAACTCGTTGGGTGCCAACGACACCGCGATCGTGGTGTCGGGTGACCTGGACGAGTATTCGATCGCGGCGTTGGCGGCGGCACCGGTGGACATGTACGGCGCGGGAACGGCGGTGGTGACCGGTTCGGGTGCCCCGACGGCGAACCTGGTCTACAAGCTCGTGGAGGTCGAGGGGCGCCCGGTGGTGAAACGTTCCGAGAACAAGGCCACCGTGGGGGGCCGCAAGACCGCGGTGCGGCGTCACAAGCCGACCGGGACGGTCGTGGAGGAGGTGGTCGCCTCGCAGGGCACCCCGGACCCGATGCCGGGCGACCGTGCGCTTCAAACGCGCGTGGTCGAGGCGGGCGAACCGGTCGCCGATCTGCCGAGCCTGACCGACTCGCGTTCGCTGCTGCGGGAACAGTTGATCGCGATCCCCTGGGAGGGTTTGAAACTGTCGCCGGGCGACCCGACGGTACCGGTGATCATGCGGTGA
- a CDS encoding FKBP-type peptidyl-prolyl cis-trans isomerase, whose translation MALERPTVTPDAGQPPAHLTATDLTVGDGPEAKAGQEVEVHYVGVSHSTGAEFDASWNRGSTFSFPLGGRMVIQGWDEGVVGMKVGGRRRLVIPPHLAYGDHSPTPAIKPGETLVFVVDLVSVR comes from the coding sequence ATGGCACTGGAACGGCCCACCGTCACCCCCGACGCCGGACAGCCCCCCGCGCACCTGACCGCCACCGACCTGACCGTCGGCGACGGCCCGGAAGCCAAAGCCGGGCAGGAAGTCGAAGTCCACTACGTCGGAGTGTCACACTCCACCGGAGCCGAGTTCGACGCCAGCTGGAACCGGGGATCCACGTTCAGCTTCCCGCTGGGCGGACGCATGGTCATTCAGGGGTGGGACGAAGGCGTCGTCGGAATGAAGGTCGGCGGTCGCCGCCGACTCGTCATTCCGCCGCACCTGGCCTACGGCGACCACAGCCCGACACCGGCCATCAAGCCGGGCGAGACCCTGGTCTTCGTCGTCGACCTGGTGTCGGTCAGGTAA
- the ctaD gene encoding cytochrome c oxidase subunit I translates to MTTVSPKPIVARPWPVRRQPKGSWLARTLRTTDAKQIGLMYLVTSFAFFMIGGLLALLMRAELAQPGLQFLSVEQFNQLFTMHGTIMLLMFATPIVFAFGNYLVPLQIGAPDVSFPRLNAFAYWLYLFGSTLAVAGFLTPGGAASFGWFAYQPLSDVVHSPGVGADMWFIGLVISGLGTILGSVNMITTILTLRAPGMTMFRMPIFTWNILITSLLMLMVFPILAAALLGVMADRALGAQVFASDTGGAMLWQHLFWFFGHPEVYIVALPFFGIVSEVIPVFSRKPIFGYKTLVAATLSIAALSMAVWAHHMFATGQVLLPFFSFMTFLIAVPTGIKFFDWIGTMWRGQLTFEAPMLFSIGFLVTFLFGGLSGVLLASPPIDFHVSDTYFVVAHFHYVLFGTIVFAVYAGVYFWFPKVTGRMYDERLAKVHFWLTMIGFHTTFLVQHWLGNEGFPRRYADYQVADGFTTLNMISTIGAFILGASTLPFLWNLYKSFKAGRVVNTEDPWGYGGSLEWATSSPPPLRNFDRLPRIRSERPAFDARYGHLLEGNGKHDVLEAKDLSETDSTKDKDA, encoded by the coding sequence GTGACAACGGTTTCGCCGAAGCCGATCGTCGCACGTCCGTGGCCGGTGCGCCGCCAGCCGAAAGGCTCATGGCTAGCCCGGACACTTCGTACGACCGACGCCAAGCAAATCGGCTTGATGTACCTGGTGACGTCGTTCGCGTTCTTCATGATCGGTGGCCTCTTGGCGCTGCTGATGCGTGCGGAACTGGCGCAACCGGGCCTTCAGTTCCTGTCTGTTGAACAGTTCAACCAGCTGTTCACCATGCACGGCACCATCATGCTGCTCATGTTCGCGACACCCATCGTGTTCGCGTTCGGCAACTACCTCGTGCCGTTGCAGATCGGTGCACCGGACGTGTCGTTCCCGCGACTCAACGCGTTCGCGTACTGGCTGTACCTGTTCGGCTCCACCCTCGCGGTGGCCGGCTTCCTGACACCCGGTGGTGCCGCCAGCTTCGGTTGGTTCGCCTACCAGCCGCTGTCGGACGTCGTCCACTCACCCGGTGTCGGCGCCGACATGTGGTTCATCGGTCTGGTCATCTCCGGTCTGGGAACGATCCTGGGTTCGGTCAACATGATCACCACGATCCTGACGCTGCGCGCCCCCGGCATGACCATGTTCCGGATGCCGATCTTCACCTGGAACATCCTGATCACCAGCCTGCTGATGCTGATGGTGTTCCCCATCCTGGCCGCCGCCCTGTTGGGGGTGATGGCCGACCGGGCACTCGGTGCACAAGTCTTTGCCAGCGATACCGGCGGCGCGATGCTGTGGCAGCATCTGTTCTGGTTCTTCGGACACCCCGAGGTGTACATCGTGGCTTTGCCGTTCTTCGGCATCGTCTCCGAGGTCATACCGGTATTCAGCCGAAAACCCATCTTCGGGTACAAGACGCTGGTCGCGGCGACGCTGTCCATCGCCGCCCTGTCCATGGCCGTGTGGGCCCACCACATGTTCGCCACCGGTCAGGTGCTCCTACCGTTCTTCTCGTTCATGACGTTCCTGATCGCGGTCCCCACCGGTATCAAGTTCTTCGACTGGATCGGCACGATGTGGCGAGGCCAGTTGACGTTCGAAGCACCGATGCTGTTCTCCATCGGCTTCCTCGTGACCTTCCTGTTCGGTGGACTCTCCGGCGTCCTACTGGCCAGCCCACCCATCGACTTCCACGTCTCCGACACCTACTTCGTGGTGGCGCACTTCCACTACGTCTTGTTCGGAACGATCGTGTTCGCCGTGTACGCCGGGGTCTACTTCTGGTTCCCCAAGGTCACGGGCCGAATGTACGACGAACGATTGGCGAAGGTGCACTTCTGGCTGACGATGATCGGCTTCCACACCACCTTCCTGGTGCAGCACTGGCTGGGTAACGAGGGATTCCCGCGTCGCTACGCCGACTACCAGGTCGCCGACGGGTTCACCACGCTCAACATGATCTCCACCATCGGAGCCTTCATCCTGGGCGCGTCGACCCTGCCGTTCCTGTGGAACCTGTACAAGTCGTTCAAAGCCGGTCGGGTCGTCAACACCGAGGACCCGTGGGGCTACGGCGGCTCCCTCGAATGGGCCACCAGCTCGCCGCCGCCGCTGCGCAACTTCGACCGCCTGCCGCGGATCCGCAGTGAGCGTCCCGCCTTCGACGCCCGCTACGGCCACCTGCTCGAAGGAAACGGCAAGCACGACGTCCTGGAGGCGAAGGACCTGTCCGAGACCGACAGCACCAAGGACAAGGACGCCTGA